A portion of the Krasilnikovia cinnamomea genome contains these proteins:
- a CDS encoding GGDEF domain-containing protein: protein MSVQLPVPVSSDGPFTPFAFRVHKMIIKGEFHRALEAADHYEALVRLAGDEITVGYLMQCRMFAYMWTGRDREAVAVGEQLLRLRRRLGNPVAEAKTRADLVEMQFRLGRLEEGLDGLARANAVLAQVESNDIRYLSAVNSLANAAHGVELYELGEQACRRVLEGIGAGMNFACPIHESYVMLLLEWGLRLEQIGRSEEAAARFRRCQAIAGAIIAELERRESAPTLVMKGAYALTQAKLGDPAAALALAREIIGPLRQEEQYLDARLAHLAAGLALNAAGDRVGARRELLAAQQLCDHGGTRAERVQIRYELARLAAVGVDAEQAHDLLDALREQAQLLWELRLERVAVLGQVTNRIRLEEERRRADAELLRDELTGIGNRRRFKQMMASLGEPADQPRCLLLIDVDEFKSVNDTHSHAVGDRVLMEIATALQANCRDRHNDVATRFGGDEFAVFLHTDLAGAVEVGNRIRRVVRSLDWGAVSPDLNVTLSIGVAELSPGMTAEELLAAADATMYRAKRHGRDQVAA from the coding sequence TTGTCGGTACAGCTTCCCGTACCGGTCTCCTCGGACGGCCCATTCACCCCGTTCGCGTTCCGCGTCCACAAGATGATCATCAAGGGCGAGTTCCACCGGGCACTCGAGGCCGCAGATCATTACGAGGCCCTGGTCCGGCTCGCCGGCGACGAGATCACCGTCGGCTACCTGATGCAGTGCCGGATGTTCGCCTACATGTGGACCGGCCGCGACCGCGAAGCCGTCGCGGTCGGCGAACAACTGTTGCGGCTGCGCCGCCGTCTCGGCAACCCGGTGGCCGAGGCGAAGACCCGCGCGGATCTTGTCGAGATGCAGTTCCGGCTGGGTCGCCTCGAGGAGGGCCTGGACGGCCTGGCCCGGGCGAACGCCGTGCTGGCACAGGTCGAGAGCAACGACATCCGGTACCTGTCCGCGGTGAACTCCCTGGCCAACGCCGCCCACGGTGTCGAGTTGTACGAACTCGGCGAGCAGGCCTGCCGCCGCGTCCTGGAAGGGATCGGCGCCGGGATGAACTTCGCCTGCCCCATCCACGAGTCCTACGTCATGCTCCTGCTGGAATGGGGCCTGCGCCTGGAGCAGATCGGCCGGTCTGAAGAGGCGGCCGCCCGGTTCCGCCGATGCCAGGCCATCGCGGGGGCGATCATCGCCGAGCTGGAACGCCGCGAGTCCGCGCCGACGCTGGTGATGAAGGGCGCGTACGCCCTGACCCAGGCGAAGCTGGGCGACCCGGCCGCGGCGCTCGCGCTGGCCCGCGAGATCATCGGGCCGCTGCGCCAGGAGGAGCAGTACCTGGACGCCCGGCTCGCCCATCTCGCCGCTGGCCTGGCGCTGAACGCCGCTGGCGACCGGGTCGGCGCCCGCCGCGAACTGCTCGCGGCGCAGCAGCTCTGCGACCACGGCGGCACCCGGGCAGAACGGGTGCAGATCCGGTACGAGCTGGCCCGCCTCGCCGCCGTCGGCGTGGACGCGGAACAGGCCCATGACCTGCTGGACGCCCTCCGGGAACAGGCCCAGCTGCTGTGGGAGCTGCGCCTGGAGCGCGTCGCCGTACTAGGCCAGGTAACCAATCGCATCCGGCTGGAGGAGGAGCGCCGCCGCGCCGACGCGGAGCTGCTGCGCGACGAGCTGACCGGCATCGGCAACCGGCGCCGGTTCAAGCAGATGATGGCCAGCCTCGGCGAACCCGCCGACCAGCCGCGCTGCCTGCTGTTGATCGACGTGGACGAGTTCAAGTCCGTCAACGACACCCACTCGCACGCGGTCGGCGACCGCGTCCTCATGGAGATCGCGACCGCGCTACAGGCCAACTGCCGGGACCGGCACAACGACGTGGCCACCCGCTTCGGCGGCGACGAATTCGCCGTGTTCCTGCACACGGACCTGGCTGGTGCGGTAGAGGTCGGTAACCGGATCCGGCGGGTTGTCCGCTCCCTGGACTGGGGCGCGGTATCGCCCGACCTGAACGTCACGCTCAGCATCGGCGTGGCGGAGCTGAGCCCCGGCATGACAGCCGAGGAACTGCTCGCCGCCGCCGACGCCACTATGTACAGGGCCAAACGCCACGGCCGAGATCAGGTCGCCGCCTGA
- a CDS encoding ABC transporter ATP-binding protein, which produces MDAAALRAVHLTKRYGRLTAVDDLTLDVAAGEVFGFLGPNGAGKSTTIRMLLGLARPTAGHARIFGVDAGEVAAAHRMLAYVPADVALWPRLTGAEHLELLAATGPGTDRGYRDDLTEQFQMDLSKPARTYSTGNRQKVALIAAFATRAPLLVLDEPTSGLDPLMEREFRHAVVAARERGQSVFLSSHQLAEVEAVCDRVGILRAGRLVEVATVADLRALHRTEVTVTYTGVAPQLSGVPGVDTVETTRGSQLRFTLSGPPGAALAALAGADVTALTVREPSLEEIFLDYYGELVNP; this is translated from the coding sequence ATGGACGCTGCTGCACTGCGCGCGGTCCACCTCACCAAACGGTACGGGCGGTTGACCGCCGTCGACGACCTCACCCTCGATGTTGCCGCGGGTGAGGTGTTCGGTTTCCTTGGCCCCAACGGCGCCGGGAAGTCCACCACCATCCGCATGCTGCTCGGTCTGGCCCGCCCGACCGCGGGGCACGCCCGCATCTTCGGCGTCGACGCCGGGGAGGTGGCCGCCGCCCACCGGATGCTGGCCTACGTGCCGGCTGATGTGGCCCTGTGGCCGCGGCTGACCGGTGCCGAACACCTGGAGCTGCTGGCCGCGACCGGGCCGGGCACCGACCGCGGCTACCGCGACGACCTCACCGAGCAGTTCCAGATGGACCTCTCCAAGCCGGCACGGACGTACTCGACGGGGAACCGGCAGAAGGTGGCGCTGATCGCGGCGTTCGCCACCCGGGCGCCGCTGCTCGTGCTCGACGAGCCCACCAGCGGCCTGGACCCGCTGATGGAACGCGAGTTCCGGCACGCCGTCGTCGCCGCCCGCGAGCGCGGGCAGAGCGTGTTCCTCTCCTCCCACCAGCTCGCCGAGGTGGAAGCCGTCTGCGACCGCGTCGGGATCCTGCGCGCCGGCCGGCTCGTCGAGGTCGCCACCGTCGCCGACCTGCGGGCGCTGCACCGCACCGAGGTCACCGTCACCTACACCGGCGTCGCACCCCAGCTGTCCGGGGTTCCCGGCGTCGACACGGTGGAAACCACCAGGGGCTCCCAGCTGCGGTTCACCCTGTCCGGGCCGCCCGGCGCCGCGCTCGCGGCGCTGGCCGGCGCCGACGTCACGGCCCTGACCGTCCGTGAACCCAGTCTGGAAGAAATCTTCCTCGACTACTACGGCGAGCTGGTGAACCCGTGA
- a CDS encoding two-component system sensor histidine kinase NtrB yields MQTLRRIHAGGRDNGALGLVALLVLTMIGFAVLNILAQRQANRQITEAAELRNDALRAKFRIADLNGWQTAYALDTVSGVPNATDDAVGQRARFLASAAAFRQDLDRMAAHPLSTAQRQQLTAAEDAFNHFMELDARIVSGYRSGVPARIAASTELVTGEELLWYERAATAVEQLAGQAQAAVDAGATAARRTNYRALTMMIVIGVACLLLAAVLAVRAGRAAVATAHRKMMLATIVDQSADATFAITLDGIITAWNSGAERIYGYTTDEVIGRSVTMLLRPERARLLHLVLAELAEGNQYHLDDAPRRRKDGSEVFVSTILWPLRDTDGVIIGGAATERDVTARKQREAEEKIAEERAARAARLESLGQLAGGVAHDFNNLLAIILNSAELLADETGDQGDQAAQDLSRIRAAAERGRELTSQLLLFAKRDTREAETIDLNTVVTDATDLLSRPIGPTITLRCQLCPATVPVSANRGHLDQILLNLVINARDAMPHGGTIDIETGITGLAEGPAQPLPAGSYAQLTIRDNGTGMSAEVKDRLFEPFFTTKPEDQGTGLGLATVYGIVADAGGTITVDSTPGAGTTFRILLPLATQQPHTFPSQPRTQQPH; encoded by the coding sequence ATGCAGACGTTGCGTCGGATACATGCCGGTGGGCGAGACAACGGCGCCCTCGGGCTCGTGGCGCTGCTGGTACTCACGATGATCGGCTTTGCCGTCCTCAACATCCTCGCGCAACGCCAGGCGAACCGACAGATCACCGAGGCCGCTGAGCTGCGCAATGACGCGCTCCGCGCCAAGTTCCGCATCGCCGACCTCAACGGCTGGCAGACGGCGTACGCGCTCGACACGGTTAGCGGCGTGCCGAACGCCACCGACGATGCGGTCGGGCAGCGCGCAAGGTTCCTCGCCTCAGCGGCGGCGTTCCGCCAGGATCTGGACCGGATGGCCGCCCACCCGCTGTCCACCGCCCAGCGGCAGCAGCTCACCGCCGCCGAGGACGCCTTCAACCACTTCATGGAGCTCGACGCACGGATCGTGTCCGGGTACCGCTCCGGCGTACCGGCCCGGATCGCGGCCTCCACCGAGCTGGTCACCGGCGAAGAACTGCTGTGGTACGAGCGGGCCGCCACCGCGGTCGAACAGCTCGCCGGACAGGCGCAGGCCGCCGTCGACGCGGGCGCCACCGCCGCACGCCGGACGAACTACCGAGCATTGACGATGATGATCGTGATCGGTGTCGCGTGCCTGCTGCTCGCCGCGGTGCTGGCCGTGCGAGCAGGCCGTGCCGCCGTCGCCACCGCACACCGCAAAATGATGCTGGCCACGATCGTCGACCAGTCCGCCGACGCCACCTTCGCGATCACCCTCGACGGCATCATCACGGCCTGGAACAGCGGCGCCGAGCGCATCTACGGCTACACCACCGACGAGGTCATCGGTCGTTCCGTCACGATGCTCCTGCGACCCGAGCGCGCGCGCCTGCTTCATCTCGTGCTCGCCGAGCTGGCCGAGGGCAACCAGTACCATCTCGACGACGCGCCCCGGCGTCGCAAGGACGGCAGCGAGGTCTTTGTCTCCACCATCCTGTGGCCGCTGCGCGACACCGACGGGGTGATCATCGGCGGCGCCGCCACCGAACGCGACGTCACCGCCCGCAAGCAACGGGAGGCGGAGGAGAAGATCGCCGAGGAACGCGCGGCGCGGGCCGCCCGCCTGGAAAGCCTCGGCCAGCTCGCCGGCGGCGTGGCACACGACTTCAACAACCTGCTCGCCATCATCCTCAACAGCGCCGAACTGCTCGCCGACGAAACCGGCGACCAGGGCGACCAAGCGGCACAGGACCTCAGCCGGATCCGCGCCGCCGCCGAACGGGGCCGGGAACTGACCAGCCAGCTCCTGCTGTTCGCCAAACGGGACACCCGCGAGGCAGAGACCATCGACCTCAACACGGTCGTCACCGACGCCACCGACCTGCTGAGCAGACCCATCGGCCCCACCATCACGCTGCGCTGCCAGCTCTGCCCCGCCACCGTGCCGGTGAGCGCCAACCGCGGCCACCTCGACCAGATCCTGCTCAACCTCGTCATCAACGCCCGTGACGCGATGCCCCACGGCGGAACCATCGACATCGAAACCGGCATCACCGGACTCGCGGAAGGCCCGGCCCAGCCGCTGCCCGCCGGAAGCTACGCCCAACTGACCATCCGCGACAACGGCACCGGTATGAGCGCCGAAGTCAAGGACCGCCTGTTCGAGCCCTTCTTCACCACCAAGCCGGAAGACCAGGGCACGGGACTGGGACTCGCCACCGTCTACGGCATCGTCGCCGACGCCGGCGGCACCATCACCGTGGACTCCACACCCGGCGCAGGCACCACCTTCCGGATCCTGCTCCCCCTCGCCACCCAGCAACCCCACACCTTCCCAAGCCAGCCACGCACGCAACAGCCTCACTGA
- a CDS encoding sulfatase-like hydrolase/transferase yields the protein MGRAIHHAALGWVAAACAAALTGPPSAATAAAQEANTRPNILILLMDDARTGMTSVMPKATAWMNDGGTTFPAAVVTTPSCCPSRSSILSGRYAHNTGVTQQTGIGNYDHGKTLEHDLKAAGYRTAVLGKLFNGWNNRLRPPYFDNYALGVGYNNTTFTVDGKRVTAPYSTTFIGQQVNRYLDAYEQSDATPWFVYAGFTAPHPPFIPEPKYAKIRYSWSGNPAVAEKDLSDKPAYVRNFHQTLKQGAATRQAMLRTLLSVDDAVDAIHRHLDALGESNTLVFLLSDNGRLLSEHRLPTKFMPYLQAEQVPFFMRWPGHLPRTRDSRLAANIDVTPTALAAAGLTPSYTYDGRNLLAAGGRDRLLFEYWRDPANGAGIPTWAATYVAGRYLYTEIYRDDRTVLDREYYNLATDPWQLTNLFRDRNPANDPAIAPLSAALADQRTCTGRACP from the coding sequence GGGTGGGTCGCCGCCGCGTGCGCCGCTGCGCTGACCGGGCCGCCGTCGGCCGCCACGGCCGCCGCTCAGGAGGCCAACACCCGGCCCAACATACTGATCCTGCTCATGGACGACGCACGCACCGGCATGACCTCGGTCATGCCCAAAGCCACCGCCTGGATGAACGACGGCGGCACCACCTTCCCCGCCGCCGTGGTGACCACGCCCTCGTGCTGCCCGAGTCGCTCGTCGATCCTGTCCGGCCGCTACGCGCACAACACCGGGGTCACTCAGCAGACCGGCATCGGCAATTACGACCACGGCAAGACGCTCGAACACGACCTCAAGGCGGCCGGATACCGCACGGCCGTGCTAGGCAAGCTGTTCAACGGCTGGAACAACCGCCTCCGGCCGCCGTACTTCGACAACTACGCCCTGGGTGTTGGCTACAACAACACCACCTTCACCGTCGACGGCAAGCGCGTCACCGCGCCATACAGCACCACGTTCATCGGCCAGCAGGTCAACCGGTACCTGGACGCGTACGAGCAGTCCGACGCGACACCATGGTTCGTCTACGCCGGATTCACCGCGCCGCACCCGCCGTTCATCCCCGAACCGAAGTACGCCAAGATCCGGTACTCATGGTCCGGCAACCCGGCAGTCGCAGAGAAGGACCTCTCCGACAAACCGGCATACGTGCGCAACTTCCACCAGACCCTGAAGCAGGGCGCGGCGACCCGTCAGGCGATGCTGCGCACGCTGCTGTCGGTCGACGACGCCGTGGACGCCATCCACCGGCACCTCGACGCACTCGGCGAGAGCAACACCCTGGTGTTTCTGCTCTCCGACAACGGCAGGCTCCTCAGCGAGCACAGACTGCCGACGAAGTTCATGCCCTACCTGCAGGCGGAACAGGTGCCCTTCTTCATGCGCTGGCCCGGACACCTACCGCGAACGCGGGACAGCCGGCTGGCTGCGAACATCGACGTCACGCCGACGGCGCTGGCCGCCGCCGGGTTAACCCCCAGCTACACGTACGACGGACGCAACCTGCTCGCCGCCGGAGGCCGCGACCGGTTGCTGTTCGAGTACTGGCGCGACCCGGCCAACGGCGCAGGCATCCCCACCTGGGCAGCGACCTACGTCGCCGGGCGGTACCTGTACACGGAGATCTACCGGGACGACCGGACCGTGCTCGACCGCGAGTACTACAACCTCGCTACCGACCCGTGGCAACTGACCAACCTGTTCCGCGACCGCAACCCGGCCAACGACCCCGCGATCGCGCCCTTGAGCGCGGCACTCGCAGACCAGCGCACTTGCACAGGCCGCGCCTGCCCCTGA
- a CDS encoding polyketide antibiotic transporter, with protein sequence MTAAVHGTPQLRTDLPRPSTAVTRLAVRQIRRGALIVLALCAGMNAFVAASFATVAADPAAAAGLRSIAGNAAIRTLFGEPVALDHAGGFTVWRVGTVIAILLSVWAILATTRITRGAEEAHQWDLLLAGRVGLRTVIVRNLAAVAAATTATGAAVTTALLLTASRPAGAFVHGAGIAAIGLFSTATAALTGQLFASRTAATGTAVAVLGTALLLRMVADGVTGLAWLRWLSPFGLLELSAPYGHHRVLPILLLLAAGVAFAAGALRLAARRDAGDGVINRAARRVRSRGLLGSIEAFAIRRLLLPLTAWAAGIAAYFLLIGLTAVAVTDFMTHNGSIAGMAGQAGFAGLDRVEGLTAVVFALLALPVGGFAAVRLAAFVTAESGRRLTLLAAKPVSRVRLLGAETAVSAAGMAALVTVAALATWAGVTASGGELSLTAALRGTWNTLPVALLSLGAAVLATGCAPHAVALLGSLPTVGGFLLYTIADSVGAPGWVRDLSPFAHLAPVPLTPADMPAILVMIALSALLAAAGALTYRRRDLSC encoded by the coding sequence GTGACCGCCGCCGTCCACGGCACACCGCAGCTGCGCACAGACCTGCCGCGGCCGTCGACGGCCGTGACCCGACTCGCTGTCCGGCAGATCCGCCGCGGCGCCCTGATCGTGCTGGCCCTCTGCGCCGGGATGAACGCGTTCGTCGCGGCCAGCTTCGCCACGGTCGCGGCCGACCCCGCCGCGGCCGCCGGGCTGCGCAGCATCGCCGGCAACGCGGCGATCCGTACGCTGTTCGGTGAGCCGGTCGCCCTCGACCACGCCGGTGGGTTCACCGTCTGGCGCGTCGGCACCGTCATCGCGATCCTGCTCAGTGTCTGGGCGATCCTGGCCACCACCCGGATCACCCGCGGCGCCGAGGAAGCCCACCAGTGGGACCTCCTGCTCGCCGGCCGCGTCGGTCTGCGGACGGTCATCGTACGTAATCTGGCCGCTGTTGCCGCCGCTACCACGGCGACCGGCGCCGCCGTCACCACGGCCCTGCTGCTCACCGCCAGCCGGCCCGCGGGTGCGTTCGTGCACGGCGCAGGCATCGCCGCGATCGGCCTGTTCAGTACCGCGACCGCGGCGCTGACCGGTCAACTGTTCGCGTCCCGTACCGCCGCGACCGGCACTGCCGTCGCCGTGCTCGGCACGGCGCTGCTCCTGCGGATGGTCGCCGACGGCGTCACCGGACTGGCTTGGCTGCGCTGGCTCTCCCCGTTCGGCCTGCTCGAACTCAGCGCCCCCTACGGCCATCACCGCGTGCTGCCGATCCTGCTGCTGCTGGCCGCCGGCGTCGCGTTCGCCGCCGGGGCGCTACGCCTGGCCGCGCGCCGCGACGCCGGCGACGGCGTGATCAACCGGGCCGCGCGGCGGGTCCGCAGCCGCGGCCTGCTCGGCAGCATCGAGGCGTTCGCTATCCGGCGGCTGCTGCTGCCGCTGACCGCGTGGGCGGCAGGGATTGCCGCCTACTTCCTGCTGATCGGGCTCACCGCCGTCGCGGTCACCGACTTCATGACCCACAACGGCAGCATCGCCGGCATGGCCGGGCAGGCCGGGTTCGCCGGCCTCGACCGGGTGGAAGGACTCACCGCGGTGGTGTTCGCGTTGCTCGCTCTGCCCGTTGGCGGGTTCGCGGCGGTGCGGCTGGCCGCGTTCGTCACCGCCGAATCCGGCCGGCGCCTGACGCTGCTGGCGGCCAAGCCGGTCAGCCGCGTACGCCTGCTCGGCGCGGAAACCGCCGTGAGCGCGGCCGGCATGGCCGCGCTGGTCACCGTCGCCGCGCTGGCCACCTGGGCCGGTGTCACCGCCTCCGGCGGGGAGCTGAGCCTGACCGCGGCTCTGCGCGGCACCTGGAACACGCTGCCGGTCGCGCTGCTCAGCCTCGGCGCCGCGGTGCTCGCGACCGGCTGCGCGCCCCACGCCGTCGCCCTGCTCGGATCCCTTCCGACCGTCGGCGGATTCCTGCTGTACACGATCGCCGACAGCGTCGGCGCTCCCGGCTGGGTCCGCGACCTGTCCCCGTTCGCGCACCTCGCACCCGTCCCGCTCACCCCGGCCGACATGCCCGCCATCCTCGTCATGATCGCTCTCAGCGCGCTGCTCGCGGCCGCCGGCGCCCTGACCTACCGCAGACGCGACCTGAGCTGCTGA